A genome region from Alicyclobacillus acidocaldarius subsp. acidocaldarius DSM 446 includes the following:
- the dut gene encoding dUTP diphosphatase: MEVKVQIVSPLLTADDLPQYATQGSAGMDLRACLEAPRVVRPGEIVPVPTGLAIQLPRRDAVALVYARSGLAAKHGIALANGVGVIDSDYTGEIVVPLHHFGSKEFVLQPKERIAQLVIAPIYVARLVAVDHLGPTARGAGGFGSTGRV, encoded by the coding sequence ATGGAGGTCAAAGTCCAAATCGTGTCGCCCCTCCTCACCGCCGACGATCTGCCTCAGTACGCCACGCAGGGCTCTGCCGGCATGGATCTCCGCGCTTGCCTGGAAGCGCCCCGGGTTGTGCGCCCGGGCGAGATCGTGCCCGTGCCGACGGGCCTTGCCATTCAGCTGCCCCGACGCGACGCGGTCGCGCTCGTGTACGCGCGAAGTGGGCTCGCGGCAAAACACGGCATCGCGCTCGCGAACGGCGTCGGGGTCATCGACAGTGACTACACGGGCGAGATCGTCGTGCCGCTTCACCACTTCGGCTCTAAGGAGTTCGTCCTGCAGCCGAAGGAGCGCATCGCCCAGCTTGTGATTGCCCCCATCTATGTGGCGCGCCTCGTGGCGGTGGACCATCTCGGCCCCACCGCGCGCGGCGCCGGCGGGTTCGGATCGACGGGGCGGGTGTAA
- the dpsA gene encoding dipicolinate synthase subunit DpsA, protein MLTGKHLVFVGGDRRQLEVIAQITDNDASATLIGFSELGRTFSDTTFAEPSEAVFAQADALVLPVAGMEDDGRVDTSFAPQPVELKESHFQAMRPGTFVFTGIAHCVLTEWCERYSLRLVKLMELDDVAILNSIPTAEGAIAIAMQETDITLHGAKTVVLGFGRCGQTLAHKLHAMGAVVHVCASDPRDLARIHEQSLIPVPLKHIEHAVHDADIVFNTIPAMVLPAAVLKRMRREAVIIDIASKPGGTDFRYAERRGIKAILTPSLPGLVAPRTAGRIIAASITRMLADDEPEFEEEELWT, encoded by the coding sequence ATGCTCACTGGGAAACACCTGGTCTTCGTCGGCGGAGACAGGCGTCAGTTGGAAGTCATCGCGCAGATCACGGACAACGACGCGAGCGCCACGCTCATCGGCTTCTCGGAGCTCGGGCGGACGTTTAGCGACACGACGTTCGCCGAGCCCAGCGAGGCGGTGTTCGCGCAGGCGGACGCGCTCGTCCTGCCCGTCGCGGGCATGGAGGACGACGGGCGCGTCGACACCTCGTTCGCGCCGCAGCCCGTGGAATTGAAGGAGTCCCACTTCCAGGCCATGCGGCCCGGGACCTTCGTCTTCACGGGCATCGCGCACTGCGTGCTCACGGAGTGGTGCGAACGGTACTCGCTCCGCCTGGTGAAACTGATGGAGCTCGACGACGTGGCGATTTTGAATTCGATTCCCACCGCCGAAGGAGCCATTGCCATCGCGATGCAGGAGACGGACATCACGCTTCACGGCGCGAAGACCGTCGTTCTCGGCTTCGGGCGGTGTGGCCAGACGCTCGCGCACAAGCTCCACGCCATGGGCGCCGTCGTCCACGTGTGCGCGTCCGACCCGCGCGATCTCGCTCGGATCCACGAGCAGTCGCTCATTCCCGTGCCCCTCAAGCACATTGAGCACGCCGTGCATGACGCGGACATCGTGTTCAACACCATTCCCGCCATGGTGCTGCCGGCGGCGGTGCTCAAGCGGATGCGGCGGGAAGCGGTGATCATCGATATCGCGTCCAAGCCCGGCGGCACGGACTTTCGGTACGCCGAGCGGCGAGGCATCAAGGCGATTCTCACGCCGAGCCTGCCGGGACTTGTCGCGCCGAGGACGGCCGGCCGGATCATCGCGGCGTCCATCACGCGCATGTTGGCAGACGACGAGCCGGAGTTCGAGGAGGAAGAGCTATGGACCTGA
- a CDS encoding dipicolinate synthase subunit B produces MDLSGKTIGFGVTGSHCTYEEIFPEVKRLCDLGARVVPVFSHHVMHTDTRFGKAGEWAQRIEEVTGNKAITTIPEAEPLGPAKALDAFVIAPCTASTLSRFAHANTDSPVLMAAKATLRNGRPVVVAISTNDGLGLSLYNIATLMNAKNIYFVPFGQDAPHVKMNSLVALMRLIPDTVAAALEGRQLQPVLIERWREDRP; encoded by the coding sequence ATGGACCTGAGCGGAAAGACCATCGGCTTTGGCGTCACCGGGAGTCACTGCACCTACGAGGAGATATTCCCAGAAGTCAAGCGGCTGTGCGATCTCGGCGCGCGCGTCGTGCCGGTATTTTCCCACCACGTGATGCACACGGACACGAGGTTTGGCAAGGCGGGGGAGTGGGCCCAGAGAATCGAGGAAGTCACGGGCAACAAGGCCATCACCACCATTCCCGAGGCGGAGCCTCTCGGGCCCGCCAAGGCCCTCGACGCCTTCGTCATTGCGCCCTGCACGGCCAGCACCCTGAGCAGATTCGCGCACGCCAACACCGACTCCCCGGTGCTGATGGCCGCCAAGGCCACGCTCCGTAACGGCCGGCCTGTCGTGGTTGCCATCTCCACCAACGATGGGCTAGGCTTGAGCTTGTACAACATCGCCACGCTCATGAACGCGAAGAACATCTATTTTGTGCCGTTTGGCCAGGATGCGCCGCATGTTAAAATGAACTCGCTTGTTGCGCTCATGCGGTTGATTCCTGATACCGTCGCGGCCGCGCTCGAAGGGCGCCAGCTCCAGCCGGTGCTCATCGAACGCTGGCGCGAAGATAGGCCTTGA
- a CDS encoding aspartate-semialdehyde dehydrogenase has protein sequence MERKDRYHIAILGATGAVGRRMLSTLERRGVPVGEVRLLASPRSAGTRVSFRGQELVVEAVRPESFDGVDIALFSAGASASEEWAPVAVERGAVVIDNSSAFRMHDDVPLVVPEVNPHALAHHRGIIANPNCSTIQLVVVLHALREFGLEHVTISTYQAVSGMGQRAVDALLEEVRRTEAGERDVTTVFPVVKQDRHVPMAFNVIPQCDIFLDNGYTKEEMKLVNESRKILEMPSLRVTPTAVRVPVLYGHAESVAVRFREPVTVAEVRERLANAENVVLVDDPASCAYPHPRMVEDRGETFVGRIRQDLEDPRTILLFIVADNLLKGAAWNAVQIAEKLIEMAG, from the coding sequence ATGGAGAGAAAAGATCGGTATCACATCGCGATTCTCGGCGCGACGGGCGCGGTGGGCAGGCGGATGTTGTCGACGCTCGAACGCCGCGGCGTTCCGGTCGGAGAGGTTCGGCTTCTCGCTTCCCCTCGGTCGGCGGGGACGCGCGTTTCGTTTCGTGGCCAGGAGCTCGTCGTCGAGGCCGTCCGGCCTGAATCGTTCGACGGCGTGGACATCGCCCTGTTCAGCGCCGGTGCGTCCGCGAGTGAAGAATGGGCGCCCGTTGCCGTGGAGCGAGGCGCCGTCGTGATCGACAACTCGTCGGCGTTCCGGATGCATGACGACGTGCCGCTCGTCGTGCCCGAAGTCAACCCGCACGCCCTCGCGCACCATCGCGGCATCATCGCGAATCCGAACTGTTCCACCATTCAATTGGTGGTGGTGCTTCACGCGCTGCGCGAGTTTGGCCTCGAGCACGTGACCATCTCGACGTATCAGGCCGTGAGCGGCATGGGTCAGCGCGCGGTGGACGCCCTCTTGGAGGAGGTCCGGCGGACGGAAGCGGGTGAGCGCGATGTGACCACAGTGTTTCCGGTGGTCAAACAGGACCGCCACGTGCCCATGGCGTTCAACGTCATCCCGCAGTGCGATATCTTCCTCGACAACGGCTACACCAAGGAGGAAATGAAGCTCGTCAACGAGTCGAGGAAGATCCTGGAGATGCCGTCGCTGCGCGTGACGCCCACGGCGGTGCGCGTGCCCGTCCTGTACGGCCACGCCGAGTCGGTCGCGGTGCGCTTCCGCGAGCCGGTCACGGTCGCAGAGGTCCGGGAGCGCCTCGCGAACGCCGAGAACGTCGTTTTGGTCGACGATCCGGCGTCCTGCGCGTATCCTCATCCTCGGATGGTGGAGGATCGCGGCGAGACGTTCGTCGGCCGCATTCGCCAAGATTTAGAGGATCCGCGCACGATTTTGCTCTTCATCGTCGCCGACAACCTGCTGAAGGGCGCGGCGTGGAACGCGGTGCAGATTGCTGAGAAACTCATCGAAATGGCGGGTTGA
- the dapG gene encoding aspartate kinase has translation MKIVVQKFGGTSVATPETRRAAYRHVERALNEGYAVAVVVSAMGRRGDPYATDTLLSLLDSGDGAGHEPDPRDRDLLMSCGEIISAVVFAHELRSRGHRVRVFTGAQAGIVTSDDFGNARILDVRTDGLRAALEAGEIAVVTGFQGCTESGDVTTLGRGGSDTTATALGVALGAEVVDIFTDVSGIMTADPRIVEDARQLRQVTYTEICNMAYQGAKVIHPRAVELAMQGNVPIRVRSTLSDDPGTLVTQAAAHLEHGRVMDRYVTGIAHTPNVTQIRVRGEGIGASSIFRLMAEHRISVDFISVTPSEVAFTVPDALADAAVHHLSQLGYRVETRPGCAKVSAVGAGMMGVPGVMARIVDALAEAGIEILQSADSHTTIWVLVDGSQMEDAVRALHRAFQLSGT, from the coding sequence GTGAAGATTGTGGTGCAGAAGTTTGGGGGCACGTCCGTGGCGACGCCGGAGACGAGGCGCGCGGCGTACCGCCACGTCGAGCGCGCCTTGAACGAGGGATATGCGGTCGCCGTGGTGGTCTCCGCCATGGGGCGGCGCGGAGACCCGTACGCCACGGACACGCTTCTCAGCCTGCTCGATTCAGGGGATGGGGCGGGCCACGAACCGGATCCGCGCGATCGCGACCTCCTGATGAGCTGCGGCGAGATCATCTCGGCGGTGGTGTTCGCGCACGAGCTTCGCAGTCGGGGCCACCGGGTGCGCGTCTTCACAGGGGCGCAGGCCGGGATCGTCACCTCGGACGACTTTGGCAATGCGCGCATCCTGGACGTGCGGACGGATGGGCTGCGGGCCGCGCTCGAGGCGGGCGAAATCGCGGTCGTGACGGGATTCCAGGGCTGCACGGAGTCCGGGGACGTGACCACGCTCGGCCGGGGGGGGAGCGACACGACGGCCACCGCCCTCGGCGTCGCGCTCGGGGCGGAAGTCGTGGACATCTTCACAGACGTCTCCGGGATCATGACTGCGGATCCACGCATTGTGGAGGACGCGCGCCAGCTGCGCCAGGTGACGTATACTGAAATCTGTAACATGGCATACCAGGGGGCGAAGGTGATTCACCCGCGCGCCGTGGAGCTCGCGATGCAGGGCAACGTGCCCATCCGGGTGCGAAGCACCCTTTCGGACGATCCCGGCACGCTCGTGACACAGGCCGCGGCGCATTTGGAACACGGCCGCGTGATGGATCGCTACGTCACCGGGATTGCACACACGCCGAACGTCACGCAGATTCGCGTGCGCGGCGAGGGCATCGGGGCGTCGTCCATCTTCCGCCTGATGGCGGAACACCGCATCTCTGTGGACTTCATCTCGGTGACGCCTTCGGAGGTGGCGTTCACCGTGCCGGACGCGCTCGCGGATGCCGCCGTTCACCACCTGTCTCAGCTCGGCTACCGGGTCGAGACGCGGCCCGGATGTGCGAAGGTGTCGGCCGTTGGCGCGGGCATGATGGGCGTTCCTGGCGTGATGGCTCGAATCGTGGACGCCCTGGCGGAGGCCGGGATCGAGATCTTGCAGTCCGCGGATTCGCACACGACCATCTGGGTGCTCGTCGATGGCAGCCAGATGGAAGACGCGGTTCGCGCCCTTCACCGCGCCTTCCAGCTTTCGGGAACCTGA
- the dapA gene encoding 4-hydroxy-tetrahydrodipicolinate synthase: MDFGSLITAMVTPFDATGALDEGRLRRLVDHLIETGTTAVVVCGTTGESPTLSHAEKLRLFDATLRAVDGRIPVIAGTGTNSTKDSIELTLEAARLGVQAVMLVTPYYNRPSQEGLYMHFASIAESTTLPVMLYNVPGRTGVNLQPQTALQLAAIPNVVALKEASGDFSQILRIAAEKPDDFLLYSGDDKFTLPMLAIGAAGVVSVAGHVVGRQIRTMMDLFWQGQVDEAAYWSARLLPIFEAMFMEASPAPVKEALSILGIDVGSVRSPLVPASKALREHLYTLLNALGVIEPSA; the protein is encoded by the coding sequence ATGGATTTTGGAAGCCTGATCACGGCGATGGTCACGCCCTTTGATGCCACGGGTGCGCTCGACGAGGGGCGCCTGCGGCGGCTGGTGGACCACCTGATCGAAACGGGCACGACCGCGGTCGTGGTGTGCGGGACGACGGGGGAATCCCCAACCCTGAGCCACGCGGAAAAGCTGCGCCTGTTCGACGCCACCCTCCGGGCGGTGGACGGCCGGATTCCGGTGATCGCGGGCACGGGCACCAATTCGACCAAGGATTCCATTGAGCTCACGCTCGAGGCCGCTCGTCTCGGCGTGCAGGCCGTCATGCTCGTGACGCCGTATTACAACCGCCCGTCTCAGGAAGGGCTGTACATGCACTTCGCCAGCATCGCGGAGTCGACCACCTTGCCGGTCATGTTGTACAACGTGCCGGGGCGGACGGGGGTCAATCTGCAGCCGCAGACCGCGCTTCAGCTCGCGGCCATCCCGAACGTCGTCGCGCTCAAGGAGGCGAGCGGCGACTTTTCGCAGATCCTCCGCATCGCGGCCGAGAAGCCGGACGACTTTCTTCTCTACAGCGGGGACGACAAGTTCACGTTGCCGATGCTCGCCATCGGAGCGGCGGGCGTCGTGAGCGTCGCGGGCCACGTCGTCGGTCGGCAGATCCGCACGATGATGGATCTCTTCTGGCAAGGGCAGGTGGACGAGGCGGCGTACTGGAGCGCGCGGCTGTTGCCCATCTTCGAGGCCATGTTTATGGAGGCCAGCCCGGCGCCGGTGAAGGAGGCGCTTTCCATCCTCGGCATCGACGTGGGCTCCGTCCGCTCGCCGCTTGTGCCGGCCTCCAAGGCGCTCCGCGAGCACCTGTACACGCTTCTGAACGCGCTCGGGGTCATCGAGCCAAGCGCATGA
- a CDS encoding class I SAM-dependent rRNA methyltransferase produces the protein MPTRLVLRRDRRRRLEQGHPWIYRSEVERVEGPLAPGDLVDVVNHQGVFLARGYANPHSQIFARVLTYRQGEPIDVDFFIRRFQQALEYRRRFHPQAMTYGRAVYGEADFVPGLVVDRFGEVLVAQVLTAGMERLFEQALEALVEVYKPAGILVRNDVPVRALEGLPLVVETAYGEVPDVVDVIDNGLTFSVDLREGQKTGYFWDQSENRAAIRPLMTGWTARRALFGEAPGDLDGAHVLDCFCHTGAFAVHALHYGAAHGTAVDISADAVELARQNARRNGVLDRADFAVANAFDYLREQDARGARYDVVILDPPAFAKSRQSIESAARGYKEINLRAMRILREGGFLVTASCSYHMSPERFRETILDAAVDAHKVLRVVRESRAASDHPQNAGAPEQHYLKFLIYEVRSRR, from the coding sequence TTGCCAACGCGCCTCGTCCTGCGCCGCGATCGAAGGCGGCGCTTGGAACAAGGTCATCCCTGGATCTATCGCTCGGAGGTGGAGCGGGTAGAAGGACCGCTCGCTCCGGGCGATCTCGTCGATGTCGTGAACCACCAGGGCGTCTTTCTGGCCCGCGGCTACGCGAATCCCCATTCGCAGATTTTCGCGCGCGTCCTGACGTATCGGCAAGGCGAACCGATTGATGTCGACTTTTTCATTCGGCGCTTTCAGCAGGCGCTGGAGTACCGCCGCAGATTTCACCCGCAGGCGATGACCTATGGTCGGGCCGTGTACGGCGAAGCGGATTTTGTGCCTGGACTCGTGGTGGATCGGTTCGGCGAGGTGCTCGTCGCCCAGGTGCTGACGGCGGGCATGGAGCGGCTCTTTGAGCAGGCGCTTGAAGCGCTCGTCGAAGTGTACAAGCCGGCCGGGATCCTGGTGCGAAACGACGTGCCCGTGCGGGCGCTGGAGGGCCTGCCTCTGGTGGTGGAGACGGCGTACGGCGAGGTGCCGGACGTGGTCGACGTGATCGACAACGGGCTCACGTTTTCGGTGGACCTGCGCGAAGGTCAAAAGACAGGGTATTTTTGGGATCAGTCGGAGAACCGGGCGGCGATTCGGCCGCTCATGACGGGCTGGACGGCGCGGCGCGCGCTGTTCGGCGAAGCTCCGGGCGATCTCGACGGCGCCCATGTGCTCGACTGCTTCTGCCACACGGGCGCATTCGCCGTGCACGCGCTGCACTACGGAGCGGCGCACGGCACAGCGGTGGATATCTCCGCGGATGCCGTGGAGCTCGCGCGCCAGAACGCTCGCCGAAACGGCGTGTTGGATCGCGCGGATTTCGCCGTGGCCAACGCGTTCGATTACCTACGCGAACAGGATGCGCGTGGCGCGCGCTACGACGTGGTCATCCTGGATCCACCGGCCTTTGCGAAATCCCGGCAGTCCATCGAGAGCGCGGCGAGAGGCTACAAGGAAATCAACCTGCGAGCCATGCGCATCCTGCGGGAGGGAGGTTTTCTCGTCACCGCGAGCTGTTCGTACCACATGTCGCCCGAGCGGTTTCGCGAAACCATCCTGGATGCGGCCGTCGACGCCCACAAGGTGCTGCGGGTTGTGCGAGAGTCGCGCGCGGCGAGCGATCATCCGCAGAACGCAGGCGCCCCGGAGCAGCACTACCTGAAGTTTCTCATCTACGAGGTGCGCAGTCGGAGGTGA
- a CDS encoding acyl-CoA dehydrogenase family protein, producing the protein MDVIQEFHPGLKDALTPERRSDEHNLIEETARSFVERDVLPRMEALEAGDVNVLKALYRKAGELGLIGVDLPEAYGGLELDPLSSLLVSETLGETAGFGVSINIHSGVALHPILYFGDEAQRAVYLPQLAAGEVIASYALTEPDAGSDALHGKTSARRDEARGCYVLSGQKQWISNARVAGVYVVFAQLANRGMTAFVVDRDRPGVSVGKEEHKVGIHASPTASLILDDVEVPESALLGAPGHGHRIALSVLNLARHKMALYALGQTRRAIRIAAAYAKERRQFGVPIASFGMIREKLGYMAARYFVARSAAYRTAGELAPGKKRALDLALRPDLEPEEKVRGVASALSSCIAACSLNKVLATEVQAFVIDEAVQIHGGYGYMEDYEIARMYRDARITRIFEGTNEINRLAAVRDLLSSRAREASACSLSDPSSPAASPSLAAHLPAGRLRSTLEGAEQALRAMKTGFDAVVEAALAREGARLADQQALVRRLADAKMWLYAFESALVRVALAADARGPARDLGAELAAVAWADAVRHGFTPLLEAARHVGVKLDGLDYPDEIGQLQAIAEYVLDRVR; encoded by the coding sequence GTGGATGTCATCCAAGAATTTCACCCCGGGTTGAAAGACGCGCTCACGCCGGAGCGCCGAAGCGACGAGCACAATCTCATCGAGGAGACGGCGCGTTCCTTCGTGGAGCGAGACGTGCTTCCTCGCATGGAGGCGCTGGAAGCGGGAGACGTCAACGTCCTGAAAGCGCTTTATCGAAAAGCCGGGGAACTGGGCCTCATCGGCGTGGATCTGCCGGAGGCGTACGGCGGGCTGGAACTGGATCCCCTGTCGTCCCTGTTGGTGTCGGAGACGCTGGGGGAAACGGCGGGATTCGGCGTGTCCATCAACATTCACAGCGGGGTTGCGCTTCACCCAATTCTCTACTTCGGCGACGAAGCGCAGCGCGCGGTGTACCTGCCGCAGCTCGCGGCCGGCGAAGTCATCGCGTCGTACGCGCTCACGGAACCGGATGCGGGTTCCGACGCGCTCCACGGCAAGACCAGCGCGCGCCGGGACGAAGCGCGTGGATGCTATGTGTTGTCTGGACAAAAACAGTGGATCTCGAACGCGCGCGTGGCCGGCGTGTACGTGGTGTTCGCACAGCTCGCCAATCGCGGCATGACCGCCTTCGTCGTGGATCGAGATCGACCGGGGGTTTCCGTGGGCAAGGAGGAGCACAAGGTGGGCATTCACGCGAGCCCGACGGCCTCGCTCATCCTCGACGACGTGGAGGTGCCGGAGTCAGCCCTGCTCGGCGCGCCCGGTCACGGACACCGGATTGCGCTTTCCGTTCTCAATTTGGCGAGGCACAAGATGGCGCTGTACGCCCTGGGGCAAACGAGGAGAGCCATCCGGATTGCCGCTGCGTACGCCAAGGAGCGCCGCCAATTCGGCGTGCCCATCGCCTCCTTCGGCATGATCCGAGAGAAGCTCGGCTACATGGCGGCGCGATACTTTGTGGCGCGGAGCGCGGCGTACCGAACGGCGGGCGAACTCGCGCCAGGCAAGAAGCGGGCGCTTGATCTCGCGCTCCGGCCGGATCTCGAGCCGGAGGAGAAAGTGCGCGGCGTGGCGTCGGCCCTGTCGTCATGCATTGCCGCGTGTTCGCTGAACAAGGTGCTCGCCACGGAGGTTCAGGCGTTCGTCATCGACGAGGCGGTCCAAATCCACGGCGGCTACGGCTACATGGAGGACTACGAGATTGCGCGGATGTACCGAGACGCGCGGATCACGCGCATTTTTGAAGGGACGAACGAGATCAACCGACTGGCGGCGGTGCGGGACCTGCTTTCGTCTCGCGCTCGAGAAGCAAGCGCTTGTTCATTGAGCGATCCGTCGTCGCCTGCGGCATCTCCGTCTTTGGCCGCCCACCTCCCCGCAGGCCGCCTTCGCTCGACGCTCGAGGGGGCGGAACAAGCCCTGCGGGCCATGAAGACAGGGTTCGATGCCGTCGTCGAGGCGGCACTCGCCCGTGAGGGCGCGCGACTCGCCGATCAGCAGGCGCTCGTGCGCCGCCTCGCGGATGCAAAGATGTGGCTGTACGCCTTCGAGTCCGCGCTCGTGCGCGTCGCTCTGGCCGCGGACGCGCGAGGACCGGCGCGCGATCTCGGCGCGGAACTTGCCGCCGTCGCCTGGGCGGACGCCGTTCGCCACGGTTTCACGCCGCTCCTCGAGGCCGCTCGCCACGTCGGCGTGAAGCTTGATGGCTTGGACTATCCGGACGAGATCGGCCAACTTCAGGCCATCGCAGAGTACGTATTGGATAGGGTGAGGTGA
- a CDS encoding NAD(P)-dependent oxidoreductase, giving the protein MEKPVVGFLGLGKMGLPMSLNLVRGGYEVHGYDVVPRSLKAFASEGGKACASVHDVVRAADVLCASLPGPAEVTQVFGEVVAQEGRSGQLVIDFSTVSPQVNHRVAEALARRGIDYLGAPVSGGVERAVDGTLTVMVGGAKAAFDRAKPMLDLIGQNVFHISEDVGAGSVVKLVNNYFIGYYTLAVAEALTLAGEMGMDLEQLFSILNVSYGQSRIYERNWKLFISKDFYEPGFTTRLLIKDLHLAKDMAAAKGLELPMTDVLIGMYEKAAERGYADLDMAAMYRYIQDVKNEPRA; this is encoded by the coding sequence GTGGAGAAACCGGTGGTTGGATTTTTGGGGCTCGGCAAGATGGGGCTGCCCATGAGCCTGAATTTGGTGAGAGGCGGGTACGAGGTACACGGCTATGACGTCGTGCCGCGGTCGTTGAAGGCGTTCGCGAGCGAGGGGGGCAAGGCGTGTGCGTCCGTCCATGACGTGGTGCGCGCGGCGGACGTGTTGTGCGCGAGCCTGCCGGGGCCTGCCGAGGTGACGCAGGTGTTCGGGGAAGTCGTGGCACAAGAGGGGCGCTCGGGCCAGTTGGTCATCGACTTCAGCACGGTGTCGCCTCAGGTCAACCATCGAGTCGCTGAGGCGCTTGCGCGGCGTGGGATCGACTATCTCGGTGCACCGGTGTCGGGCGGCGTCGAACGAGCGGTGGACGGAACGCTCACCGTCATGGTGGGCGGGGCGAAGGCGGCCTTTGACCGCGCGAAGCCGATGCTCGATCTCATCGGCCAAAACGTGTTTCACATCAGTGAGGACGTCGGCGCCGGTTCGGTTGTGAAGCTCGTCAACAATTACTTCATTGGGTATTACACGCTCGCGGTGGCCGAGGCGCTCACGCTCGCAGGCGAGATGGGGATGGATTTGGAGCAGCTCTTCTCCATCCTGAACGTGAGCTACGGGCAGAGCCGAATCTACGAGCGCAACTGGAAACTGTTCATCTCGAAGGACTTCTACGAGCCCGGCTTCACCACGAGGCTCTTAATTAAAGATCTGCACCTCGCCAAGGACATGGCCGCGGCCAAAGGCCTCGAGTTGCCGATGACCGACGTGCTGATCGGCATGTACGAAAAGGCCGCGGAGCGAGGATACGCCGATCTCGACATGGCCGCGATGTACCGCTACATCCAGGATGTCAAGAACGAACCGCGGGCGTGA
- a CDS encoding CoA-acylating methylmalonate-semialdehyde dehydrogenase: protein MRRLQNYVNGTWVEVESEHAVPVYNPATGEVIAETPLSTHVDVARAVEGAKRAFASWSRVPVVKRARVVFDFLAKLKAERDAIAKMITTEHGKSYLDAQAEVDRGIEGIEHALSAPTLMMGESLAEVSEGLEQTYYRYPLGVVASITPFNFPAMIPLWVMGWAVVTGNALILKPSEQTPMTTLRLVEMFHEAGLPPGVLQAVNGGKEAVDAILSHPEIVAVNFTGSTRTAAYVYETAARHHKRVQAFAGAKNHAIVLEDAVLEPTIDGILRAAFHNGGQRCMATSVVVAVGSVADEVVERLAEGARRMKIGHGFEEGVDVTPLIRKEHRDRVRAYVDEAAMSARLVVDGRPAIDEHPEGFYLGPCLLDGVTPEMRVWQEELFGPVLSVVRARDLDEAIAIANRSRYANGAILYTQSGKAAQVFRDRIDAGMVGINVNVPLPVAFFPFGGHKDSFYGVTGENGKELVQFFTRRKVVSTRWF from the coding sequence ATGCGCCGTCTCCAAAACTATGTGAATGGAACTTGGGTGGAAGTTGAGAGCGAACACGCCGTACCGGTGTACAATCCCGCGACTGGGGAAGTCATCGCCGAGACGCCGCTTTCGACGCACGTCGATGTGGCGCGGGCCGTGGAGGGCGCGAAGCGGGCGTTTGCGTCGTGGAGCCGGGTGCCCGTCGTGAAGCGGGCCCGGGTGGTGTTCGACTTCTTGGCGAAGCTGAAGGCGGAGCGAGACGCCATCGCCAAGATGATCACGACGGAGCACGGAAAGAGCTACCTGGATGCGCAGGCCGAGGTGGATCGCGGCATCGAGGGCATCGAACACGCGCTGTCCGCGCCCACGCTGATGATGGGCGAATCGCTCGCCGAGGTGTCGGAGGGGCTGGAGCAGACGTACTACCGCTATCCCTTGGGCGTGGTCGCCAGCATCACGCCGTTCAACTTTCCGGCCATGATCCCCTTGTGGGTGATGGGGTGGGCGGTCGTCACCGGCAACGCGCTGATTTTGAAGCCGTCCGAGCAGACGCCGATGACCACGCTTCGCCTGGTGGAGATGTTCCACGAAGCGGGACTGCCCCCGGGCGTGCTTCAGGCGGTCAACGGCGGCAAGGAAGCCGTGGACGCCATCCTGTCCCATCCCGAGATTGTCGCCGTGAACTTCACGGGTTCGACGAGGACGGCCGCCTATGTGTATGAGACGGCTGCGCGCCACCACAAGCGGGTGCAGGCGTTCGCGGGTGCGAAGAACCACGCCATTGTGCTGGAGGACGCCGTGCTCGAGCCGACCATCGACGGTATCCTGCGCGCCGCGTTCCACAACGGCGGCCAGCGCTGCATGGCCACCTCCGTCGTCGTGGCCGTCGGCTCGGTGGCGGATGAAGTCGTCGAGCGGCTGGCGGAGGGCGCGCGGCGCATGAAGATTGGCCACGGCTTTGAGGAAGGTGTCGACGTCACGCCGCTCATTCGGAAGGAACATCGCGATCGCGTCCGCGCGTACGTCGACGAGGCCGCCATGTCCGCCCGGCTCGTGGTGGACGGACGGCCAGCCATCGACGAACATCCCGAAGGGTTTTATCTCGGCCCGTGCCTGCTCGATGGCGTGACGCCCGAGATGCGCGTCTGGCAGGAGGAGTTGTTCGGCCCCGTGCTCTCCGTGGTGCGGGCGCGCGATCTCGACGAGGCCATCGCCATCGCGAATCGCTCCCGCTACGCGAACGGCGCCATCCTGTACACGCAGAGCGGCAAGGCCGCACAGGTGTTTCGCGATCGAATCGACGCAGGCATGGTCGGCATCAACGTCAACGTGCCTCTGCCTGTGGCCTTCTTCCCGTTCGGAGGACACAAGGACTCCTTCTACGGCGTGACGGGCGAGAACGGCAAGGAGCTGGTTCAGTTTTTCACGCGAAGGAAGGTCGTCTCGACGCGTTGGTTTTGA